A part of Lacerta agilis isolate rLacAgi1 chromosome 7, rLacAgi1.pri, whole genome shotgun sequence genomic DNA contains:
- the RGS20 gene encoding regulator of G-protein signaling 20 isoform X1 yields MRMAGELPSPAEEPAANGCEQCKDLHPAPEIEGEIPMGSERMEMRKRQASVTQETPSSVQPQPGIENRGSNACCFCWCCCCSCSCLTVRNQDERAAAHELRTDTIPNCEESSTPTLEEVSAWSQSFDKLMRTPAGRNAFREFLRTEFSEENMLFWLACEDLKQESNKAIIQEKARLIYEDYISILSPKEVSLDSRVRELINRNMLEPSEHSFDEAQLQIYMLMLRDSYPRFMNSAIYRDLVESLSQKSAES; encoded by the exons ATGCGCATGGCGGGCGAGCTACCGTCCCCGGCTGAGGAGCCCGCTGCGAACGGATGTGAGCAATGCAAAGATTTGCACCCGGCTCCGGAGATCGAAGGGGAAATT CCCATGGGATCCGAACGGATGGAGATGCGCAAAAGGCAAGCATCTGTGACCCAGGAGACACCGAGCTCTGTACAGCCACAGCCAGGGATTGAAAACCGTGGGTCCAACGCCTGCTGCTTCTGTTGGTGCTGTTGTTGCAGCTGCTCCTG TCTTACTGTTAGGAATCAAGATgaaagagcagcagcacatgAACTCAGAACAGACACTATTCCAAACTGTGAAGAAAG CTCAACTCCAACTCTTGAAGAAGTGAGTGCTTGGAGCCAGTCCTTTGACAAATTGATGAGAACGCCAGCAGGTAGAAACGCTTTCAGGGAGTTCCTTCGGACAGAATTCAGCGAAGAAAATATGCTTTTCTGGTTGGCCTGCGAAGATCTAAAGCAGGAATCCAACAAGGCTATCATTCAAGAGAAAGCAAGACTAATATATGAAGATTATATTTCTATTCTTTCTCCCAAAGAG gTCAGCCTGGATTCCAGAGTAAGGGAACTTATCAACCGGAATATGCTGGAACCATCAGAACATAGTTTTGATGAAGCACAACTCCAGATTTATATGTTAATGCTCAGAGACTCTTaccctcggtttatgaactctgccATTTATAGGGACTTGGTTGAGTCTCTCTCTCAAAAATCTGCCGAATCGTAG
- the RGS20 gene encoding regulator of G-protein signaling 20 isoform X2, which yields MGSERMEMRKRQASVTQETPSSVQPQPGIENRGSNACCFCWCCCCSCSCLTVRNQDERAAAHELRTDTIPNCEESSTPTLEEVSAWSQSFDKLMRTPAGRNAFREFLRTEFSEENMLFWLACEDLKQESNKAIIQEKARLIYEDYISILSPKEVSLDSRVRELINRNMLEPSEHSFDEAQLQIYMLMLRDSYPRFMNSAIYRDLVESLSQKSAES from the exons ATGGGATCCGAACGGATGGAGATGCGCAAAAGGCAAGCATCTGTGACCCAGGAGACACCGAGCTCTGTACAGCCACAGCCAGGGATTGAAAACCGTGGGTCCAACGCCTGCTGCTTCTGTTGGTGCTGTTGTTGCAGCTGCTCCTG TCTTACTGTTAGGAATCAAGATgaaagagcagcagcacatgAACTCAGAACAGACACTATTCCAAACTGTGAAGAAAG CTCAACTCCAACTCTTGAAGAAGTGAGTGCTTGGAGCCAGTCCTTTGACAAATTGATGAGAACGCCAGCAGGTAGAAACGCTTTCAGGGAGTTCCTTCGGACAGAATTCAGCGAAGAAAATATGCTTTTCTGGTTGGCCTGCGAAGATCTAAAGCAGGAATCCAACAAGGCTATCATTCAAGAGAAAGCAAGACTAATATATGAAGATTATATTTCTATTCTTTCTCCCAAAGAG gTCAGCCTGGATTCCAGAGTAAGGGAACTTATCAACCGGAATATGCTGGAACCATCAGAACATAGTTTTGATGAAGCACAACTCCAGATTTATATGTTAATGCTCAGAGACTCTTaccctcggtttatgaactctgccATTTATAGGGACTTGGTTGAGTCTCTCTCTCAAAAATCTGCCGAATCGTAG